The following coding sequences are from one Candidatus Neomarinimicrobiota bacterium window:
- the metK gene encoding methionine adenosyltransferase has translation MSYLFSSESVTEGHPDKIADQISDAILDAILEKDPQGRVACETFVTTGLVLVGGEITTSAYVDIQRIVRGTIKRIGYTDSMMGFDYKTCSVLVTIDKQSRDISRGVDDQDREQGAGDQGMMFGYATDETEAYMPLPIHLAHALTKRLAEVRKEGIIPYLRPDGKSQVTVQYNSETHKPEVVTAVVISNQHEDGVDVKGEMYDDIVEHVIKKVLPAELVDYKKLRIFVNPTGRFVVGGPQGDAGLTGRKIIVDTYGGYAPHGGGAFSGKDPSKVDRSATYMARYIAKNIVAAKAAQRCTVQLAYAIGVAEPISILVDSHGTSKHSNAELEAMVREVFPLKPAEIIEHLDLKRPLYQQTSSYGHFGRDEFPWEKTDLTAEVSKQLE, from the coding sequence ATGTCGTATTTGTTTTCATCTGAATCGGTTACTGAAGGGCATCCTGACAAGATCGCCGACCAGATCTCAGATGCCATTTTAGATGCCATCCTGGAAAAAGATCCTCAGGGAAGGGTTGCCTGTGAAACCTTTGTTACAACAGGTCTGGTTCTGGTGGGTGGCGAGATCACAACCTCCGCCTATGTTGATATCCAACGGATCGTTCGGGGAACCATCAAGCGGATCGGCTATACTGATTCCATGATGGGTTTTGATTATAAAACCTGTTCAGTTTTGGTAACGATTGATAAACAGTCTCGGGATATCTCTCGGGGAGTTGATGACCAGGATCGCGAACAGGGGGCTGGTGATCAGGGAATGATGTTTGGCTATGCAACCGATGAAACTGAAGCATACATGCCCCTGCCCATTCATCTGGCTCATGCGCTAACCAAACGCTTGGCTGAAGTTCGCAAAGAGGGGATCATCCCCTACCTGAGACCTGATGGAAAATCACAGGTTACGGTTCAATACAATTCTGAAACGCATAAACCAGAAGTTGTAACAGCAGTAGTGATCTCAAATCAACACGAGGATGGTGTTGATGTTAAAGGTGAGATGTATGATGATATTGTTGAACATGTTATCAAGAAGGTCTTGCCAGCAGAACTGGTGGATTATAAGAAACTAAGAATATTTGTTAATCCCACCGGCCGTTTTGTCGTTGGTGGTCCTCAGGGAGATGCTGGTCTGACTGGTCGCAAGATCATCGTGGATACCTACGGTGGTTATGCCCCCCATGGTGGTGGTGCTTTCTCCGGGAAAGACCCCAGCAAGGTTGATCGATCTGCCACATACATGGCTCGTTACATTGCTAAGAATATCGTGGCAGCCAAGGCCGCCCAACGCTGCACCGTTCAACTGGCCTACGCCATTGGCGTTGCTGAACCGATCTCCATTCTGGTGGATTCCCACGGTACTTCAAAACATAGTAATGCTGAGTTGGAAGCCATGGTCCGGGAAGTATTCCCATTAAAACCAGCTGAGATTATTGAGCATTTAGATCTGAAGCGTCCCCTGTATCAACAGACCTCATCATATGGTCACTTTGGAAGAGATGAGTTCCCCTGGGAGAAGACAGATCTTACAGCAGAAGTAAGCAAACAATTAGAATAG
- a CDS encoding sugar phosphate nucleotidyltransferase produces MRAVIPAAGIGKRLRPHTLNVPKVMINLAGKRLIGHVLEAVEAAGVTSVSIIVGYKGEQVEEYVNRFYSHMRLDFPYQAERKGLGHAVLQGLEDKEEGVLILLGDTVFDVDFKNFVSTGENAIAVVKVDDPRRFGVAEVNEVNRVERLVEKPEHPKSDLALAGMYYIKDQRILKAAIEKLIADEIKTRGEYQLTDALQLMLEEGTVIQAVEINGWYDCGTRESLLDSHRFLLDDLPAGNHAKDTIIHPPVFIHPEAKVINSVIGPNVTVDKRAEISGAILTDTIVGKDSVIKNMILSHSLIGDHSIVENQVRTVNVGDYSELKLN; encoded by the coding sequence ATGAGAGCAGTTATTCCTGCAGCCGGAATTGGAAAGCGGCTGAGACCACATACTCTAAATGTACCGAAAGTGATGATCAATCTGGCTGGAAAACGTCTCATTGGTCACGTTCTGGAGGCGGTTGAGGCAGCTGGTGTAACTTCAGTTTCTATCATCGTTGGCTATAAAGGCGAACAGGTCGAAGAGTATGTGAATCGATTTTATTCTCATATGCGGCTTGATTTTCCCTATCAGGCAGAACGGAAAGGTCTGGGACATGCAGTCCTCCAGGGGTTGGAAGACAAGGAGGAGGGGGTTCTGATCCTGCTGGGTGATACTGTATTTGATGTAGACTTCAAGAATTTTGTAAGTACTGGTGAAAATGCCATTGCAGTGGTCAAAGTTGATGATCCGCGTCGCTTTGGTGTGGCAGAAGTAAACGAAGTCAATCGCGTGGAGCGACTTGTTGAAAAACCAGAGCACCCCAAATCTGATCTGGCTCTGGCCGGCATGTACTACATCAAAGACCAACGGATCCTGAAAGCTGCCATCGAAAAACTAATTGCTGATGAGATCAAAACTCGCGGTGAATACCAGCTTACGGATGCCTTGCAGTTGATGCTTGAAGAGGGAACCGTTATCCAGGCTGTTGAGATCAATGGTTGGTATGATTGTGGAACCAGGGAGTCTTTGTTGGATTCTCATCGATTTTTGCTGGATGATCTACCTGCTGGTAATCATGCCAAAGACACGATCATTCATCCACCAGTATTTATTCATCCTGAGGCAAAAGTGATCAATTCGGTTATTGGCCCGAATGTGACTGTAGATAAACGAGCTGAGATCAGTGGTGCTATTTTGACAGATACCATTGTTGGAAAGGACTCTGTGATCAAGAATATGATCCTGAGCCATTCACTTATCGGAGATCATTCCATTGTTGAGAATCAAGTGAGAACGGTCAATGTTGGAGATTATTCAGAACTTAAATTGAATTGA
- a CDS encoding MlaD family protein, with protein sequence MRPEEKRQEIIVGIVVLIILAATVMGIMWGKKYDIFSSRSYYTVRVARASGLQEGDPVTVSGVPKGVVDDFIIREDSVDVIIGVDKDITLYSDASAIISNMELLGSKKVEVNPGRSGVLLVERGIFRGTFAGGLEDIFETTGAISTDFKTLMGNFNKTLLLLNKAMEEDVQASLHTIHNTANLIDSLMVSDIQPGLLAMKSALQQTEEMVNAKREDIDVIVTNLKKVSKTLNVVVDDNKDKLARSIANLDKIGEDLSILSTRLKDPQSSLGKLTLSDSLYQRLDSITVNINDIVKEIKENPKKYLEHVNIKVDMFGGGK encoded by the coding sequence ATGAGACCTGAGGAAAAAAGACAAGAAATCATTGTCGGCATTGTCGTACTGATCATCCTGGCTGCTACAGTCATGGGTATCATGTGGGGGAAGAAGTATGACATTTTTTCCTCAAGAAGTTATTATACGGTTCGGGTCGCCCGGGCCAGTGGCTTGCAAGAGGGCGACCCGGTGACCGTATCAGGTGTACCTAAGGGTGTCGTGGATGATTTCATTATCAGGGAGGATTCTGTTGATGTCATTATTGGTGTAGATAAAGACATCACTTTGTATAGTGATGCCAGTGCAATTATTTCCAATATGGAACTCCTGGGGTCAAAAAAAGTCGAAGTAAACCCGGGAAGATCAGGGGTCCTGCTGGTTGAGCGTGGTATTTTTAGGGGCACCTTTGCCGGCGGTCTGGAAGATATTTTTGAGACTACCGGTGCTATTTCCACAGACTTTAAAACCCTCATGGGTAACTTTAATAAAACGCTTTTGCTGCTTAATAAAGCCATGGAAGAAGATGTCCAGGCCAGCCTTCACACCATTCACAACACAGCCAATTTGATTGATTCTCTCATGGTGTCGGACATACAACCGGGTTTATTGGCCATGAAGAGCGCTTTACAACAGACCGAAGAAATGGTGAATGCAAAGCGGGAAGATATTGATGTTATTGTAACGAATTTGAAGAAAGTCTCCAAAACTCTGAATGTCGTTGTGGATGATAATAAGGATAAGCTGGCTCGTTCTATTGCCAATCTGGATAAAATAGGTGAAGACCTCAGCATCTTGAGTACCCGCTTAAAAGATCCTCAATCCAGTTTGGGGAAGCTGACCTTGTCTGATTCGCTCTATCAAAGATTGGATAGCATAACCGTTAATATCAATGACATTGTGAAAGAGATCAAAGAGAACCCGAAGAAATATTTGGAACACGTGAATATCAAGGTAGATATGTTCGGTGGAGGCAAGTAA
- the raiA gene encoding ribosome-associated translation inhibitor RaiA: MKVNIVARHFDISEKTRDYIQAEVDHRLEPVYDRIVNCKVIVDKTKNDYIAEVILNVPGETMTAKETSNDLSKSVDYVVKKMRKQLAKHKTKWKRPIDPDKQFVETAEEE; encoded by the coding sequence ATGAAGGTAAACATCGTCGCCCGTCATTTTGACATTTCTGAAAAGACTCGGGATTATATTCAGGCGGAAGTAGATCATCGACTGGAACCCGTCTATGATCGAATTGTAAATTGCAAGGTGATCGTTGATAAGACTAAAAATGATTATATCGCTGAAGTAATATTGAATGTCCCCGGTGAGACTATGACAGCAAAGGAAACGTCCAATGATTTGTCTAAATCCGTGGATTACGTAGTTAAAAAGATGCGCAAACAACTTGCAAAACATAAAACGAAGTGGAAACGTCCCATTGACCCTGATAAACAGTTTGTAGAAACCGCTGAAGAAGAGTAA
- a CDS encoding tyrosine recombinase gives MAWVLDQQIDKFLIWLEVEKRYSPETIRGYQIDLKQFCQFLEDHDMECLNDPEQIDRGVLRSFLGFLTGELGQQPRSVARKLAALKSLFRYLHREQIVTLNIAAYVHTPKLPGVIPSYLSENQIVAVLEKLSETDSWMGKRDLAIVELFYATGMRVSELAGLTAADLNQNKGTVTVLGKGSKQRVIPVGQYAWEALENYQYAAKKKFGTKAAEQAVFLSKNGLPLGQNGIRLRVKKAIKAIAELKKMSPHVLRHTFATHLLNAGADLMALKDLLGHANLSTTQVYTHVQVDKMKKAFHRAHPRAGKKTEGSRLN, from the coding sequence ATGGCTTGGGTCTTAGATCAACAGATTGACAAATTCCTGATTTGGCTGGAGGTGGAGAAACGCTATTCGCCGGAGACGATCCGGGGGTATCAGATTGATTTGAAGCAGTTCTGCCAGTTCCTTGAGGATCATGATATGGAATGTTTGAACGACCCGGAACAGATCGATCGAGGGGTACTGCGGAGTTTTTTGGGCTTTCTAACAGGTGAGTTAGGACAACAACCCCGATCAGTGGCAAGAAAACTAGCCGCCCTGAAGTCGTTATTCAGGTATTTGCATCGTGAACAGATTGTGACCCTGAACATTGCAGCTTATGTGCATACACCCAAACTTCCCGGTGTAATTCCCAGCTATTTGTCCGAGAATCAGATCGTGGCCGTTTTAGAAAAATTGAGTGAAACCGATAGCTGGATGGGTAAACGGGATCTGGCTATTGTGGAGCTGTTCTATGCTACCGGTATGCGAGTTTCTGAGTTAGCCGGTCTGACAGCGGCAGACTTGAACCAAAACAAGGGGACGGTTACCGTGCTGGGAAAAGGATCCAAGCAGAGAGTTATTCCGGTAGGGCAGTATGCCTGGGAGGCTCTGGAGAACTATCAATATGCAGCAAAAAAAAAGTTCGGAACGAAAGCCGCAGAACAAGCTGTTTTTCTTAGTAAGAATGGGTTGCCCCTCGGGCAGAATGGTATCCGTTTGCGGGTGAAAAAAGCTATCAAAGCCATTGCTGAATTAAAAAAAATGAGTCCCCATGTGCTGCGTCATACTTTCGCCACCCACTTGCTCAATGCTGGAGCTGATCTGATGGCCTTAAAAGATCTGCTGGGTCATGCGAACCTATCTACGACTCAGGTGTATACACATGTACAAGTTGACAAAATGAAAAAAGCATTTCACAGGGCTCATCCCAGAGCCGGAAAAAAGACAGAAGGATCCAGGCTGAATTAA
- a CDS encoding RluA family pseudouridine synthase: MILLTQVEPHSSTTETFEVIIDPQQKPIRIDKFLATRLPSYITRNQVQILLRSGKIRVDEKPVKASHLIMPGEQVLVEYELPYAPTLYGENITLDIVYEDDYLIVVNKPAGLIVHPGAGNATGTLVNALIYHCEHLSNDNGLLRPGIVHRLDKDTSGLLISAKDNRVHGNMRSQFSKRTIKKYYHALVWGQFPDDTGEIDAPIGRSPKNRKKFTVIDTGKPSLTRYEVLERFKFLTLLRIKLETGRTHQIRVHMAHANHPVFGDPYYGGRNSKIITLNMRNRQLAAKLLGMLNRQALHARRLIFTHPMTNELMDLKATLHGDIEAVLDILRTESQF; the protein is encoded by the coding sequence ATCATACTGTTAACCCAGGTTGAACCACACAGTTCCACGACTGAAACCTTTGAGGTCATAATTGATCCTCAACAGAAACCAATTCGTATTGACAAGTTTTTGGCAACCCGTTTGCCCTCATACATCACCCGCAATCAGGTTCAGATCTTACTGAGATCCGGGAAGATCAGGGTTGATGAGAAGCCGGTGAAAGCCAGCCATTTGATCATGCCGGGTGAGCAGGTCCTGGTGGAATATGAGCTACCCTATGCACCAACGCTTTATGGTGAAAACATCACCCTGGATATTGTTTATGAAGATGATTATCTCATCGTCGTTAATAAACCGGCAGGGCTTATTGTTCATCCCGGTGCCGGTAATGCTACAGGGACACTGGTAAATGCCCTGATATATCATTGCGAACACCTGTCCAATGATAATGGATTGCTTCGTCCGGGCATTGTTCATCGTCTTGACAAGGATACTTCAGGTCTATTGATATCTGCCAAGGATAACCGGGTCCATGGCAATATGAGAAGCCAATTTTCCAAACGAACCATCAAAAAATACTACCATGCCCTGGTTTGGGGACAATTTCCTGATGACACGGGTGAGATAGATGCTCCTATTGGTCGCTCTCCCAAAAATCGCAAAAAATTCACGGTGATCGATACAGGCAAACCTTCGTTAACCCGTTATGAGGTTCTGGAACGATTTAAATTCTTAACATTGTTGCGAATCAAGCTTGAGACCGGTCGCACCCATCAAATCAGGGTTCATATGGCTCATGCCAATCACCCGGTTTTTGGTGACCCTTACTACGGTGGTCGGAATTCCAAGATCATCACCTTGAACATGCGCAATCGACAATTGGCTGCCAAACTATTGGGCATGTTGAATCGTCAAGCCCTGCATGCTCGTAGACTGATCTTTACTCACCCCATGACCAATGAACTGATGGATTTAAAGGCTACCCTCCATGGAGATATAGAAGCCGTTCTGGATATTCTGAGAACAGAAAGTCAATTCTAA
- the lspA gene encoding signal peptidase II → MKALLKYLGITVLVVFLDHGTKLWAIAALKGKPAWPHGWSLFRFDYAENYNMVFSLSFIPMPLVNTLAIGAMGLLFYLLWEYKDKHPLPSIGLALILGGAFGNIPERLIRGYVVDFISADWPDWLYFTRWPTFNIADSAVNIGMVLYLGYVFFVEGKESKISSPGEPSTPHT, encoded by the coding sequence ATTAAAGCACTGTTAAAATATCTGGGAATTACAGTCTTGGTCGTTTTTTTGGATCATGGGACTAAACTGTGGGCAATAGCTGCCTTAAAGGGGAAGCCGGCCTGGCCCCATGGGTGGTCTTTGTTTCGTTTTGATTATGCTGAGAACTATAACATGGTTTTTAGTCTGTCATTCATCCCCATGCCGCTGGTCAATACTCTGGCCATCGGTGCCATGGGTCTGCTGTTCTATCTGCTCTGGGAATACAAAGATAAGCATCCGCTGCCCAGTATTGGTCTGGCCTTGATCCTGGGTGGTGCCTTTGGCAATATACCCGAGCGTCTGATCCGGGGTTATGTGGTCGATTTTATCAGTGCTGATTGGCCGGACTGGTTGTACTTTACCCGTTGGCCCACTTTCAATATTGCCGATAGTGCTGTAAATATCGGAATGGTTTTGTACCTGGGCTATGTATTTTTTGTGGAAGGAAAAGAGAGCAAGATATCTTCACCTGGAGAGCCCTCAACGCCTCATACATAA
- the ileS gene encoding isoleucine--tRNA ligase has protein sequence MMKEVSSKVDFIALEHDMLDFWEREDIFNKLRAQNAGKPPWSFLDGPITANNPMGVHHAWGRTYKDLFQRYHAMRGKELRYQNGFDCQGLWVEVEVEKELGFKSKTDIEDYGIEKFVNKCKERVRKFSAVQTKQSKRMGYWMDWDNSYFTMSDENNYTIWGFLKKCFDRDLIYKGYDVMPWCTRCGAALSEHEIATEGYKELTHTSIYLKFPLKGREHESLLVWTTTPWTLSSNVMAAVHPDLDYVKVRQGDDIYYLVQGRLSILQGDYETLETLKGKDMLGWEYHGPYDELPIQQDIQHAIIFWDEISENDGTGIVHIAPGCGKEDNALAKELGFQIIKPIDEFGNYLDGFGDWTGTNVMGNGDKVIDDLSNKGLRYKREPITHRYPTCWRHGTELVFRPVDEWFIAMDKLRPEIAEVTKQVNWIPSYGKERELDWLKNMHDWMISKKRYWGLALPIWTFEDGSFYVVGSETELEELAVEGWAEFEGNSPHRPWIDHVKIKHPKTGLIGTRVPDVGNPWLDAGIVPYSTMDYRKDPEYWKKWFPADFIVESLPGQFRNWFYAILAMSTVMENRPPIKTIMGHALVKDDKGDDMHKSAGNAIWFEDAAEQMGVDVMRWMYASQVPIHNLNFGYGAADEVRRKLLTLWNTYSFFVTYARLDKFDPLEKLDETTLTELDKWVLARVNRLVAESSKDYDSFQTDKLMLKINRFVDDLSNWYVRRSRRRFWKSENDTDKWAAYHTLYRALVTLTKVLAPVAPFFTEAIYQNLVAGQDPEAPQSIHLCRFPEVEERWLDEDLLRRVDVVIKAVELGRAARNKANLKVRQPLANVSVFFPDEKDRAYALDLQEQILEELNIKTMTVVTTADDLVQVDVKPNLGLLGPKYGKDMGAIRNLINAADPQDLLKHSKSGENIQLNDGTVSFELLPAELLITSIEPEGQAVVEEAGVVVAVDTELTEALISEGLARDFIRNVQNMRKDAEFDVSDRIQLFIEAEDELQKMIGEHEKYIANETLAEKINFNSKADIFQAEFKLGKSVCKVGIERH, from the coding sequence ATGATGAAGGAAGTATCCAGCAAAGTAGATTTTATTGCCCTCGAACACGATATGCTCGATTTTTGGGAGCGGGAAGATATTTTTAATAAACTCAGAGCTCAGAATGCTGGGAAACCACCCTGGTCCTTCCTGGATGGTCCCATCACTGCCAATAATCCAATGGGGGTTCACCATGCCTGGGGCCGAACCTACAAAGATCTGTTCCAGCGCTATCACGCCATGCGGGGTAAAGAACTACGTTATCAGAATGGCTTCGATTGTCAGGGTCTCTGGGTGGAAGTGGAAGTCGAAAAGGAATTGGGCTTCAAATCCAAAACTGATATTGAAGACTACGGTATCGAAAAATTCGTTAATAAATGTAAGGAGCGGGTGCGCAAGTTCTCTGCAGTTCAGACCAAACAGTCCAAACGCATGGGTTACTGGATGGATTGGGATAATTCCTATTTCACCATGTCTGACGAGAACAATTACACCATCTGGGGTTTTCTGAAAAAATGTTTTGATCGTGATCTGATCTACAAGGGCTATGATGTGATGCCCTGGTGTACCCGCTGTGGTGCTGCCCTTTCTGAACATGAGATCGCCACGGAAGGCTATAAAGAACTAACCCATACTTCCATCTACTTAAAATTCCCCCTTAAAGGTCGTGAGCATGAATCGCTCCTGGTCTGGACCACTACTCCCTGGACCTTGTCATCCAATGTGATGGCTGCTGTTCATCCGGATCTGGATTATGTGAAGGTCAGGCAGGGTGATGATATTTACTATTTGGTTCAAGGTCGCTTGTCCATCCTGCAAGGTGATTACGAAACCCTGGAGACTCTCAAAGGTAAGGATATGCTAGGATGGGAATATCATGGTCCTTATGATGAATTGCCCATCCAGCAGGATATTCAGCATGCCATTATTTTCTGGGATGAGATCTCTGAAAATGACGGTACCGGTATCGTCCATATTGCTCCAGGTTGCGGAAAAGAGGACAATGCTTTAGCCAAGGAACTGGGTTTCCAGATCATCAAACCCATTGATGAATTTGGCAATTATCTGGACGGTTTCGGCGATTGGACCGGCACCAATGTCATGGGTAATGGCGACAAGGTCATCGATGATCTCTCCAACAAAGGTCTGCGTTACAAACGTGAACCTATAACGCACCGTTATCCCACCTGTTGGCGCCATGGTACAGAGTTGGTCTTTCGTCCTGTGGATGAATGGTTCATCGCCATGGATAAGTTGCGTCCTGAGATCGCTGAAGTTACCAAACAGGTCAACTGGATTCCCTCTTATGGTAAAGAGCGTGAGTTGGATTGGCTCAAAAACATGCACGATTGGATGATCTCTAAAAAGCGTTATTGGGGCCTGGCACTACCCATCTGGACCTTTGAAGATGGCTCTTTCTACGTGGTGGGATCAGAGACTGAATTAGAAGAATTGGCCGTTGAGGGTTGGGCCGAATTTGAAGGCAATAGCCCACATAGACCTTGGATTGATCACGTGAAAATTAAACATCCCAAGACAGGTCTCATTGGAACCAGAGTGCCCGATGTAGGAAACCCCTGGCTGGATGCAGGTATTGTGCCTTATTCCACTATGGACTACCGCAAAGATCCTGAATACTGGAAAAAATGGTTCCCTGCTGATTTTATTGTTGAATCGTTACCCGGTCAGTTTCGCAACTGGTTCTACGCCATTCTGGCCATGAGTACAGTTATGGAAAACCGACCCCCTATCAAAACCATCATGGGTCATGCCCTGGTCAAAGATGATAAGGGTGACGATATGCACAAATCCGCCGGTAACGCCATCTGGTTTGAAGATGCTGCTGAGCAAATGGGTGTGGATGTCATGCGCTGGATGTATGCTTCCCAGGTTCCCATTCATAATCTGAATTTCGGTTATGGAGCAGCCGATGAAGTCCGCCGTAAACTGTTGACCCTTTGGAATACTTACTCATTCTTTGTGACCTATGCCCGTCTTGATAAATTTGACCCCTTGGAAAAGTTAGATGAAACGACCCTGACCGAACTGGACAAATGGGTTCTGGCTCGAGTGAACCGCCTGGTGGCTGAATCAAGCAAAGATTATGATTCCTTCCAGACTGATAAACTTATGCTCAAGATCAATCGATTTGTGGATGACCTTTCCAATTGGTACGTCCGGCGTTCCCGTCGTCGTTTCTGGAAAAGTGAAAATGATACAGATAAATGGGCAGCTTACCATACGCTCTACCGGGCTCTGGTTACTCTGACCAAAGTATTGGCACCGGTCGCACCATTTTTTACTGAGGCCATCTATCAGAATTTGGTGGCAGGTCAAGATCCTGAAGCTCCTCAGAGTATTCATCTTTGCCGATTCCCTGAGGTCGAGGAGCGCTGGCTTGATGAGGATCTGCTACGGCGGGTCGACGTGGTTATCAAAGCGGTTGAATTGGGTCGGGCCGCCAGAAATAAGGCCAATTTAAAGGTTCGTCAACCATTGGCCAATGTGTCGGTCTTTTTCCCGGATGAAAAAGATCGGGCTTATGCCCTGGACCTGCAGGAACAGATCCTGGAAGAATTAAACATCAAGACCATGACGGTGGTTACAACGGCAGATGATTTGGTTCAGGTTGATGTAAAACCAAATCTGGGTTTACTGGGTCCCAAGTATGGCAAAGACATGGGTGCCATCCGGAATTTGATCAACGCTGCAGATCCGCAGGACCTTTTGAAGCATTCCAAATCAGGTGAGAATATTCAGTTGAACGATGGAACTGTTTCATTTGAATTGTTACCGGCCGAATTACTGATCACCAGTATTGAGCCTGAAGGACAAGCTGTGGTTGAAGAGGCCGGTGTTGTGGTTGCTGTTGATACAGAACTGACTGAGGCTTTGATCAGTGAGGGTCTCGCTCGTGACTTTATTCGTAATGTTCAAAATATGCGTAAGGATGCTGAGTTTGATGTTTCTGACCGTATTCAACTCTTTATTGAAGCTGAGGATGAGCTGCAAAAAATGATCGGGGAGCATGAGAAATACATTGCCAATGAAACCCTGGCTGAGAAGATTAACTTCAATTCAAAAGCAGACATCTTCCAGGCTGAATTCAAGCTTGGCAAGAGCGTATGTAAAGTCGGCATTGAACGTCACTGA